In Microbacterium terrisoli, the genomic stretch CCACCGTGGGTCTGGGCCTGACCGGAATCGTGACGGCCGTCGCGCAGCCGCAGCTGCAGACGCTGCTGCTGACGACGGCGACCGTGGCGACGGTGCTGACCGTGACGGTCACCCTGATCGCGCCGGCGGCGCGCATGCGGCTGAGTCGCCTGGCCGACACCGCGGAACTGATCATCCTGGCAACCCTTCTGCCGGTCGGCGTGATCGCGGCGGGGCTGGTCTGACGGCATGGCCACCAAAGGCGACCTGATCCAGGCGCAGAGCTTCTCGCAGCGCCGTCTTCTCACAGCGTTCGTCAGCGGCGCGCCCGGCGGCAAGGAGCTCGAACCGGCCAAGCCCATGCGCGCGGTGATCGCGGCGATCGCGCTCTCGGTGGCTCTGGTGGGCGTCGGAGTGTTCTGGGGACTGCTGCAGCCCGGACTGCCCAATGGGTGGGAGAACGGTCGCCTGGTGCTGGCGAAAGACAGCGGCGCCCGCTACGTCACGGTGGACGGCACGCTGCATCCGGTCGTGAACACGACCAGCGCCCGCCTGCTGATCCCCTCCCGTTCGTTCGCGGTGATCGCCACCGGGCAGAAGGAGCTCAGCGGCGTCCCGCTGGGGTCGACCGTGGGCATCGTCGGCGCCCCCGACGCCCTGCCCACCCCTTCGGCACTGGTCGATGACGGCTGGACGACGTGCCTGCTCGAGAAGGAGCAGCTGTCCACCCGCATCGCGGCGGTCCCCGATGCGCAGGCCACCGATGACGCCGTCGTCGTCTCGACGGGCCGCAGCCTGTTCGTCGTGGCTGGCGCCACACGATATCCGGTGACCTCCGCCAACAGCGACGCCGTGCTGCGCGCTGCCGGCATCACCTCGTCCGCACCGGGCCCTGCCCCGGCTTCGTGGACGAACCTGTTCGTCCCGGGCACTGCACTCGCCCCGCTGAACGTGCCCGAGAGCACGCCGGTGGCCGGCTCGAAGCTCGCCACCGGCGAAGTGGTCCATATCGCCCAGACCGCCCAAGACGAGCGGTTCCTCATCACCGAAGACGGCGAGCTGGCCCCCCTCAGCCCCCTCGCCTGGCAGCTGTATCAGCTGGGTGACGGGCCCAGCGTGCACGCTCCGACCGAGGTCACCGCAGCGCAGGTCAGCGGACTGCCGACGGCGAGCAAGCCGGCCGGCGGTGCGGACTGGCCGGACAACGGCTTCACCGCCCTGCCGTCCGATCAGCGCGCGTGCGCACTGATGACGCACACGGGCAAGACCCCCGGCACGGTTCTGGCCGCCCAGCCCTCGTCGACCGCGTCCTCGGCCGGAGTGCACATCCAGCCCGGCACCGGTGCGCTGGTGCAGGCCGAAGCAGGCAGCGACAGCAGCAAGATGCTGACTCTGATCGACGGGACCGGAACGGCGTTCCCGCTGCCCGGCGCCACGTCCGAGACGGTCGCACGCCTGGGCTACTCGGCTTCTCGCGATGTCGCCGCCGTCGACGCCGGGTGGACGGCTCTGCTGCCTTCGGGACCGGCGCTGTCGTCCGCGGCCGCAGGGAAGACGCCGATCGGATGAGAGCGGCCCGTGCACGTCGCCGCGCACCGCTGCGCGCACGGATGCTCGGCGGGGTGGCGGTCGCGCTGCTGTCGGCGGGCCTGACGGTCGCTCCGGCAGCGGCCTTCGCGCCGCCCGCGACACATGCGCCGTCCACGACACATGCGCCGTCCGCGACACATGCCGCCGTCGCGATGGCCGGCACGGGAGAATGCACGGCCGACACCCGCATCACCGACTCACCGCCCGCGTTCCAGTCGCTGCAGGCCACGCGTGCCTGGGCGGTGTCGAAGGGTGCAGGCATCGTCGTGGCCGTCGTAGATTCGGGAGTGGATGCCTCGAGCCCGCATCTGCGGGGTGCCGTGCTCAAGGGCGTCAACCTCGTCAAAGACGGGGCCGCTGCCGATGGGCGCTCCGACGACTACGGTCACGGCACAGCTCTGGCGGGCCAGATCGCCGCGCGCCGCATCGACGGATCTGGCCTGGTGGGACTGGCCCCGAGCGCGAAGATCCTGCCGGTGCGCGTGTACAGCAACGTCGACGACCGGGCCGTCGAGGCCGGCACGGGGCCGAACCTGTCGCTGCTGGTGCGCGGGATCCGCTACGCGGCCGACCACGGCGCACAGGTGATCAACGTCTCGATGAGCACCGCCGAGGCCCACGCCTCTCTCGCCGAGGCCGTCGCCTACGCCGCCCGCAAGGGAAGTGTCGTGGTCTCCAGCGCCGGCAACCGCGACAACAGCACATCGATCGGCTCGAATGACGAAGACGGACCCCGATACCCCGCAGCCGACACGGGTGCGATCGGGGTCGCGGCCACCGGGGTCGAGGGCACCGTGACCGACGACAGCATCCACGGACCGCACGTCATGCTCAGTGCTCCCGGACAGAACATCCTGTCGGCCGGTGCCGCCGGCGGCGACTGCATCTTCGCCGCCGACCAGCCCTACACGAGCTATGCCGCGCCGTACGTCTCGGCGGCACTCGCCCTGGTGGCCTCCGCGCACCGCGACGAGACGCCCGCACAATGGGTGTACCGTCTCGAGGCCACCGCCCGTCGCGCCGATCCCGACGCGCGCGACGATGTCTCGGGGTGGGGGGTCGTCCAGCCCTACAGCGCCCTGACCCTCGTTCCGGGGCCGGGCATCCGCGGGCCGAAGAGCCCGTTCCCCGGCGCGGTGGTCGCACCAGCGGCCGAGCACGCGTCGGCGGCTCCGGTCACGGTCGACGACCTGCCGCCGATGAACGCCCCGGTCTGGGCGATCACGTCGATCGTGGGCGTGATCGCGCTGGCTGCACTCGGCTCATTCGGCACGCTCAGCGTGCTGCGCCGTCGCGCGCGCACAGCACAGAGCCACGCCCTCACCGGGCGCGGCCTCTACGGCGACGACGCACCGCCGGCACCGTGACGGTCGTGCACGCGTCAGGGCACAAGCACGATCTTGCCGTGCACGTGGCCTGAAGCCTGCATCCGGTACGCGTCCTGCACATCGTCGAGCGCGAATCGCGCCGCGATGGGCACCTCGAGTCGCCCCGCCGCGATGGCATCCACCAGTTGCGCCATCACGTCGGCGGTGGCCGCGATCGAATGCGACACGACCCGCGCCCCATGCCGGCCGGCACTGAAATCGGCGATCGTGGCGATCCGTCCCGGCACGATGCCGAGCGTCAGCCCCAGATGCACATAACCGCCGCCGTGCGCGTCGAGCAGGGCTGTGGGCGGCCCTGCCACCGCGCGCACCCGGTCGGCCAGGTCGTCGCCGCCGTAGTCGATCGGAATGACGTCCTTCGCCCTCAGCCAGTCGTGATGTGTGGGTGAGGCGAGCCCGATGACGGTCGCCCCGGTGTTGCGCGCCCACTGCACGGCGAGCGAGCCGACCCCACCGGCAGCGGCCGAGACGACGACGACGTCGCCGGAGCCGAGCCCGACGGTCTCGACCAGGGCGTACGCGCTCGTGCCCGCCACGAACAGCGCACCGGCGGCATCCCACGACACCTCGGCAGGCTTGGTCACGACCTGATCGACCGGAACGCGCACGAACTCGGCGTGGCTTGCCCTGTCGTTCGTGAAGCCGACCACCTCGTCGCCGGGTGCGAATGCCTTGACGCCGACGCCGACGCCGTCCACCACCCCGGCGAAGTCGCTGCCCTCGCCTTCGGGAAAGGTCGCCGGCCACCGCTCGTGCACGCGCCCCTCGCGAATGCCGATCTCACCGGGGTTGATTCCGGCGGCCCGCACGGCGACGACCACCTCACCGGCTCGCGGCGTGGGAGTGCCGACCTGCACGACCTTCAAGACCTCGACGGGACCATAGGAATCGAATCGCACTGCGCGCATCGCTGCCTCCTGTGATCCAGTGTCCTCCCCCGTGCGGCCGAACGGGGCCATCGCCTCGTCACGTCGCCGCGTCAGTCCCAGGTGCTCGGTGCGGGCTTCTTGGTCGACGGAAGACGGGATGCCGCGGCCCATTCGCGCACCCACGGCTCGACGTCGGGCACCCCTTCGGGTCGGCCGGTTGCTGCGAACAGCTCATCGTGGGGCAGCAGACCTCCGCTGCGACGCAGAACCCGGGCACGCACGATCGCGCGCGCGTAGATCTCACCGTCCACCACGGCACGGTGCTCCAGGTACAGCGACCGGTCGTCGTGGCCGAGGAACCGCGACTCGACATCGAACCGCTGCCACAGGCGCAGCGATTTGCGGAACGTGATCGTCTCGCTTGCCACCACCGCGTACCAGCCATGCGCACGCATTGCATCCCACAGCCCCGTGTGCACCAGAACGTCCCATCGGCCCAGGTCGAACAGCGACATGTACCGGCCGTTGTTCATGTGCATGAGGATGTCGATGTCGGTGGGCATCGTCGTCAGCCGGATGCGGCTGAGCCCGTTCGCCGGCAGAGACCCGCCGCGTCGCACACGCACTCGCGCTCGCAGGTGCACCAGGAGAGTCCGCCAGATCACATTCACCACGGGATGCTATCCCACCGGCACGGCTCCGCCGTCGCCCCGAGCCGGTGCAGCTGCCGCGCCATGGCCGCGGCATGTTCCCGGTCCGACCCCGACCCTGACCCCGACGCGCACCTCACACCGTGGTCAGCGCGAAGCGCGGCTGCGGCGGCAGCTGCACCGCTATCCCGTCGCCGGGGCGGATCCGGCCGCCGCGGACGACAGTGGCCATCACTCCGGCAAGCCTGACGACGACACCGTCGTCGCGCTTGTGGATGAGGTGTCGCATCAGTCCATCCTGGAAGCCGTTGATCTGCTCGCACGGGTTGCGCAGTCCGGTGATGCCCAGCACTGCCGTGCCGACCCTCAGGCGCGTTCCGACGGGAAGGCCCAGCAGGTCGATACCGTCCGTGGTGATGTTCTCACCGAGCTGACCTGCAGCGACGTCGTGGCCGAGCGCACGCAGGTCGGCGAACAGCTCCGAGTGGATGAGGTGCACCTGCCGCAGATTCGGCTGCGACGGGTCTCTCCTGACACGTGACCGATGCTGCACGGTGGCGCCGAAGTGCGCGTCGCCTTCGACCCCGAGGCCTTCGACGAGCGAGATCTGTGCCACGCTCCGCTTGCTGAAGCCGTGTTCGGCGTTCACGTGGACCGCGGTCACGGTACCGGTCACTGGGGCGTCATCCGTCACTCCGCCCACGCTATCCGACCTGCGCTGCCGCGAATGGGCGGCGAGGAAGATTTGCTCACTGCCGGCGCAGCAGCTCACTGCCGGCGCAGCAGTTCACTGCCGGCGCAGCGCACGCAGCAGCCGCGTCTTGGACTTGGTCACGCGCCGCCACCGACCCGAGGGGCCGAACCACGCCGGCCCTCGGATCTCAGGCACCCCGTCGCGCATGCGGATCTCCCACGGTCCCGTGTCGATGAACCGATGATGCCCCCAGCACAGACACACACCGTTGTCGGTATGGGTGGCTCCGCCCTTTGCATGATCCACGACGTGGTGGATCTCGCACCATGCCGCGGGGATTCCGCAGCCTGGGATGATGCAGCCGCCGTCTCTGAGGGTGATGGCCTTGCGCTGCTGCGGCGTGAACGTGCGTTCCGGGCTGCCGAGCTCGACAATCCGCCCGTTGCCGCCCAGGATCACGCGCTGCAGCACCCCGGCGCACGCGGTGTGAGTGGCGGTATTGAGGGAGACCGGCTGCTCGATGCCTTCCAAGAACGCCCAGCCGGCACCGCGGGCGAGGTCTTCGGCGTTGACCGTTACCAGCAGCGTGGGAGCCGCCCCGCCGAGGGCGGGCAACTCGCCCGACCGTGCGGCGGCGAACAACGCGGCTGCCAGCGCGTCGTACTGCTTCTGCGCGCGCGTGCGCTGGTCGACCCAGGCCGCCTCGGCCTCGACATCCTCTGCAGCGGCGTCGGCCTCGGCCTCGGCTTCGCCGGTCGCTTCGGCGAACCACACTCCACTCTTCGCGGAGGGCGAGTTGACCGAATCGAAGATGCGCTGCAGCTGCGCCGCGACCTCCGGCTCAGCAAGGCCGCGGAACGGGGTCAGGTTGTCATCGCGCTGCTTGCCCATCGTGAACGACCGGCTCTGCGCCGTGTCTCGGTCCTTCGGCTCGTCGCCGTCGGGATCGAGTGCGCTGGCCCACACGAGCGCCTGGATCTTCAACAGCTCGGCAGACGCGGGCGGCGCATCGTCGACCCCACCGCCACGCGCGAACGCGGCGATGGCGTCATCGGCGATCAGCACCTGCGAGCGCCCCACGCGATCACGCATGCCCAGGAGCGGCGCCGAGACGGCGACCACCCCATCCAGTCCGACCGCGCCGTCCCGCAGGGCGTCACGAAGGGCGGGCAGCTTCGCGGGCTGTTCCTCACCCGTCAACGCATTCCACTCGAGAGCCGTCGCCCGCTGCGCCTTCTCGAGCCGTGCGGCGGTCTGCGGCGCGCACAGTGTCAGCCGCTGAACGAGCTCGTTGACGTTGTGGCAGCCCATGCGGGTCGACAGCCGCTCGCCGCGGTCCATCTGCCCTGAGCGGCCGACGATCTCGGCCACGCCGTCGACCAGCAGCGCCTCGACCAGCCGCTGCAGGTCGCCCACGGCCCGCACGGTCTCGAGCAGATCTTCGTCGCTCGCACCGTGCAGGGTGTTGCGTGAGAACACACCAGACACCAGGTCGGCGAGCTCAGCCCGCACGTCCCCGATCGCTTTGCGTGTATCGTTCATAGTTTCTATACTGGCACGTACCTCTGACATTGACTCCGAGCAGCCCGCCTCACCTCAAGATCGGTGGATATCTGCCCCAGATGCCGCAAGCTGTGGGGAAGGAGCACTCGTGAGACAGGACATACATACGAATTATAGGCACCAGAGCACTTTCCGCGTGGGGATCGACTTGGCACAGCGCTGTTCCGCGATTGGACTCGCGCGCTTCGGTCCCCGACGACGTCGATCCCGACGAACTCGGCCTCAGCAAGATCTATGTGCAGGCCAAGCGCTGCGCCGAGGCGACCGTCGGCCGCCCGAAGATCCAGGAGGAAGCCGGTACCCGCCGCTGCCCCACCCCGATCCTCACTTCTTCAGCTCGAAGATGATGTCCAGCCCGTCGTCGGGGTGATACGACGAGCTCGCACGCAAGGCACCCCGCGCCGCACCCTGTGAGACCCCGTCTCACACCGTTCATGCGGCGTCCACCCGCGGTCAATCGGCCGATTTCGCCCCAGCGCACCGGCCGCGTAGAGTCTGGCGCATGGATGCTCAACTGCAGACTGACATCGTCGTCCGTCCGGTCCGTGACGTGGATGCCGAAGCCCTCGGCAGAGTGCACGCGGCCTGCTGGCACGAGACCTATGACCACCTGATCAGCAAGGCGGCGCTCGAGCGCATCTCGCCCAAGCGGCTCGCAGAACTGTGGACGCATTGGGCCGTGCAGGGCGACGACTTCCACATGAGCGCCGCGCTCGTCGACGGCGAGATCGTCGGCTTCGTCGGGTCGGGACCCGCCCGCGACAAGGACGCCCCCCGCAACCGCGAGCTGTACTTCATCTACCTGCTGGCCAAGTACCACAGCACCGGCATCGGCAAGCAGCTGTTCGATGCGGCGGTCGACGAGGGCGAGCCTCTCTACCTGTGGGTGGCCGAAGACAACCCCCGCGCGCACCGCTTCTATCTGCGCAACGGATTCGCGCTCGACGGCGCGAGCCACACCGAGCCGTTCCTGGGCGAACAGCTCACCGAGGTCCGATTCGTTCGCTGACCGTGCTGCAGATCTGGGCCCTGGAGGGCATCCCCGAGATCAGCGTCGGCGACGACCTCGTCGCCGTCATCGGTGACGCCGCAGTCGGCACGCCTCTGCAAGACGGCGACATCGTCGTGGTCACCTCCAAGGTCGTCTCCAAGGCCGAGGGCCGCACGGTCGCCGCAGCGGACCGCGAAGACGCCATCACCGCCGAGACCGTGCGGGTGGTGGCATCCCGGACCTCTGAGACCGGGCACACGACCCGCATCGTCGAGAACCGACTCGGCATCGTCGCAGCCGCGGCGGGCGTCGACGCGTCCAACACGCCCGAAGGCACAGTGCTGCTTCTGCCACAGGATCCGGATGCCTCGGCCCGAGCGATCGCGGCGGGGCTGCGCGAGAAGCTCGGCGTGCGCGTCGGCGTCCTCATCTCAGACACGCTGGGCAGGCCGTGGCGCGAAGGGCAGACCGATGCCGCCATCGGTGCAGGCGGAGTGCGGGTCTTCGACGACCTGCGCGGCAGTCTCGACACCTACGGGCGCCCGCTGCACGTGACGCTGCCGTGCGTCGCCGACGAGATCGCGTCTGCGGCCGAACTCGTCAAGGGCAAGGCCGCCGGCCTGCCGGTGGCCGTCGTGCGCGGCCGCGCCGAGCTGGTGGGGGACCTCGACCTGGTCGGCGCCCGCTCGATCGTGCGGGAGGCCGAGCACGACATGTTCCGGCTCGGCAGCGACGAGGCCTACGACGCCGGCTATGCCGACGGCGTCGAGGAGGTCTGGGACGAGAGCGGCTCGGGTCGGTGACCCGGCCGCTCCCGTCTCCATCAGTTCCCCGACTGCAGCAGGATCCGGCCTGCCGACACATTCACCTGCACGGTGCTCGATGCGCCCGGGGCAGAGCCCACGCGGTTCTCGAACGACCCCGCCGACGTGTCGGCCGTGACCTGGTACGACCCCGCGGGCACCGTGACATCCATCGCCCCGGCGCTGGCCGACAGCTCCAGGTGCGTCGGCTGTGCGCCCGTGAGCGTCGCATTCAGCTCGCCGGCGTTCACTCGCAGGTCGGCCGTATCGACGTCAGACAGAGCAAGATCGGCACGGCCGGCGTTCATCTCCGTCTTGACGCTGTGCGCCGACCCCTGGACATCGACGCGCCCGGCGCCGGCCGTGACCGACAGCTCGCCGAAATCACCGGTCGCGGTCAGCTTGCCCGCCGAGAGGTCCAGGGCCGCATCCATCCCCGACAGGGTCCGCGGCAGCGTCAGCACCGCATTGCCGTTGCCACGTCCGTTGCGCAGCCATGGTCCCCATCCTCGGAACATGCCGTTCGGCGAGCGCACCTCGAGCGTGCCCCCGTCGCGGTTCAGCGTCCACTGATCTGCGTCGGCTCCGGCGGTCACGGTGAGTTCGGCCTCGGGCACGTCGGCGAACTCGACGCGCAATGATCCGGCGTTCAATTCGGCGCTGAGCGCACCGACGCCGGTGACGTCGATGGTCCGACTGGACGTGTGCTCGGATGCCGCGGCGATCGTGCCGGTGACCCCCGAGAACAGCGTGCCGATCACGATCAGCGAGCCGAAGACGATCGCCAGCGTCGCGATCAGGCGAGCGTTGCCGAACGGCGCCGGCGCCGGTCCACCCGGCGTCGGCGGCGTGGGCGGCGTGGGTGAGACCGGCGGCATGCCGGTCGTGGTGGGCGTGCTCATCTCAGGTCTCCATTCTGCGGCGCGTCGCCGCTGTGTGCGATGTGGGCCAGCGCGGCCAGCACCCGCCGGTTGCCCGATTCGTCGGGCTCGAGGTCGAGCTTGGCGAACAGCGACGTGATGTGCTTTTCGACGCTGCCTTCGGTGATGTACAGGGTCTGCGCGATGGCCTGGTTGGACTTGCCCTCGGCGATCAGCGCCAGCACCGTGGATTCGCGATCGGTGAGCCGCTGCATCCTCTCGTCCTGTGTCCTTCTGCTCAGCAGCTGGGCGACCACCTCGGGGTCGAACACCGTGGCGCCGCCGGCGATCTGCTCGACGGTTGCGACGAACTCGGCGACGTCGGCGACGCGGTCCTTCAGCAGGTAGCCCAGGCCGCCGCCGCGACCGGCGATGAGATCGGACGCATAGCGCTCCTCGACGTACTGCGACAGCACCAGGATCGGCAGCGCGGGCTGCCCGGCGCGGATGCGCAGAGCTGCACGGATGCCCTCGTCGGTGCGCGTCGGCGGCAGTCGCACATCCAGCACGCACAGATCGGGCTCGCTCTGGGTGATCGCCTCGTCGATGCCGTCGGCATCGGGCAGCGCGGCGACGACCTCGTGCCCGGCGTCTTCGAGCAGCCGGATGAGTCCCTCGCGCAGCAGCACGGAGTCCTCGCAGATCAGAATGCGCATGGCACGCTCGCCTCCACACTCGTGGGTCCACCACCGGGGCTGTCGAGGCGGAATGTTCCGCCCACGCCGAGGACACGGTTGGACAGGCCGTCCAGTCCCCCGCCCGGGACGATGGTCGCCCCGCCCACGCCGTTGTCCTCGATGCGGGCCCACAGCAGGCCGCCCTCACGCTGGCGCACGGTGACCCGGCACTCCGAAGCGCGCGAGTGCTTGGCCGCATTGGTGAGCGTCTCGGCGATGACGAAGTACACGGCCGCCTCGGCGGGCTGGCTGCACCGCTGGGCGAGTCGCACGTCCAGCACGACCGGCACGGGCGAGCGCGCCGCCAGCGCCGACAGCGCCGCGTCCAGGCCACGATCATCGAGCACCGAGGTGTGGATGCCGCGGGCCAACTGCCGCAGTTCGGTGATCGCCGCCTTGGTCGAGGTGTGGGCTTCGGCGATCAGCTGCTTCGCGGCATCCGGATCGGAGTCGATCTTCTGCTGTGCCAGGCCCAGCGTCATGCCCACCGAGACCAGCCGAGGCTGGACCCCGTCGTGCAGGTCCCGCTCGATGCGGGTGCGCTCCAGGTCGGCCGCACGCACTGCGCCCACGCGCTGCGCCTGAGAGGTGCGCGCCTGCTCGGCCAGCTGCGCTTCGCGTGACGGGACGAGGATCGCCCGCACCAGCACACCGTGCAGCATGCCCAGACCCACGAGGCCTGCCAGAGCGATCACCGCAGCGAGGATGCCGCCGAGCACCGCCCATGACCGCGGGATGTCGAGCCCGGTGCCCTGCAGCGGGATCATGGCGCCGTCGCCGCCGAACACCACCGGCGTGAACGCCATCGCAATGCCCGATGCCAGTGCCGCCACCAGCGACAGCACCGCCCACCCGAGCACGGCCGAGACGGCGGCGCTGGCGATCGCGCGCCACATCGACCCGTCGATCGTCTGCAGCCACAGCGAGTGCAGCCAGCCGACGAAGCCCGGGCGAGGGCTGCGGCGCAGTCGGCGCGGGGCGAGGCCGAAGCCGTACAGCCCCTCGACCCGCGCCACCTCGGTCCAGCCGAACGCGAACATTACGTACACCCAGGCGACCAGGACGAGTGCGCCGACACCGGCGGCGAAGATCAGCCCGATGCCGCTGAAGAACATCGCGATCAGCCCGCCGATGACGGCGGCCCACAGGACGCCCACGAGCGCGAGCTGTGCGATCGCGCCCAGCAGACGCACGGGTGTGAACAGGTGGACGGGCCGCGGGTCGCGTGCAGTCGCGGCGTGGGCAGAAGAGGATGCCGCGACCGGCGGGGACGTGGCGTCTCCGGACGAAGTTGTGGTCATGCCTCCACGCTAGGGCGAAGCATCCCTCACCACAGCGTGGGGATCCGCCCACTTCCGGTGGGGATATCCCCCGGCCCCTCCGCCCAATCCATAGGGATTCGGTGAATCAATGCGCTGTGGCATATGGACTCGCCGACTCCCTATGGATTCGCGGTCGAGGGCCTCGTCTCAGCGTTCGCTGACGCGGCCGAACAGGCGTGCGATGGGTGCGAGCACCAGCGGACGCGCTGCCACCCAGCCGATCGCGACGATGACCATCGCCCCGACGAAGAACCAGAACCCGACCCAGGTGTCACCGCCGTTCGCGGCGAACATGCTGTTCAGGTTGTGCAGCGCCCCGGTGGTCAGCACCAGCGTGACATGCCCGATGATGAACAGCACGAAGAAGACCATCGTCGGGAAGTGCACGGCCCGCGCCCACTCGATCGGATACGCCTTGTTCAGCCGTTGCGCGTTCTTGGGCCAGATGCCACTCATCCGCACCCCGGTGACAGCCGCCAGCGGCGCGGCCAGGAACACGACCGCGAAGTAGGCCAACTGCTGCAGACTGTTGTAGTTGACCCAACCGTCTTCGATCGGCCAGTCC encodes the following:
- a CDS encoding sensor histidine kinase; the encoded protein is MTTTSSGDATSPPVAASSSAHAATARDPRPVHLFTPVRLLGAIAQLALVGVLWAAVIGGLIAMFFSGIGLIFAAGVGALVLVAWVYVMFAFGWTEVARVEGLYGFGLAPRRLRRSPRPGFVGWLHSLWLQTIDGSMWRAIASAAVSAVLGWAVLSLVAALASGIAMAFTPVVFGGDGAMIPLQGTGLDIPRSWAVLGGILAAVIALAGLVGLGMLHGVLVRAILVPSREAQLAEQARTSQAQRVGAVRAADLERTRIERDLHDGVQPRLVSVGMTLGLAQQKIDSDPDAAKQLIAEAHTSTKAAITELRQLARGIHTSVLDDRGLDAALSALAARSPVPVVLDVRLAQRCSQPAEAAVYFVIAETLTNAAKHSRASECRVTVRQREGGLLWARIEDNGVGGATIVPGGGLDGLSNRVLGVGGTFRLDSPGGGPTSVEASVPCAF